The following are encoded in a window of Scophthalmus maximus strain ysfricsl-2021 chromosome 6, ASM2237912v1, whole genome shotgun sequence genomic DNA:
- the tead3b gene encoding TEA domain family member 3 b isoform X8: MEGDAEGVWSPDIEQSFQEALAIYPPCGRRKIILSDEGKMYGRNELIARYIKLRTGKTRTRKQVSSHIQVLARKKVREYQAGIKAMNLDQASKDKALQNMAALSSAQIVSPSMIKNHLPPLPPAPYQPARFWPGPIPGQPGPSQDIKPFAQPPYPSLSGPVPQSIPSYEPLAPPPPPTATAVPVWQDRTIASSKLRMLEYSAFMEVQRDPDNYSKHLFVHIGQTNPSYSDPLLEAVDIRQIYDKFPEKKGGLKELYEKGPQNAFFLVKFWADLNSSGMQDGPGSFYGVSSQYSSIENMTITVSTKVCSFGKQVVEKVETEYARLEGGKCVYRIHRSPMCEYMINFIHKLKHLPEKYMMNSVLENFTILQVVTNRDTQETLLCIAFVFEVSTSEHGAQYHVYRLVKD, encoded by the exons GTCGCAATGAATTGATAGCGAGGTACATCAAGCTGAGAACAGGAAAAACCCGGACAAGAAAACAG GTGTCTAGTCACATACAGGTGTTAGCACGGAAGAAAGTGCGCGAATACCAGGCGGGTATAAAG GCGATGAATTTG gatCAGGCGTCTAAAGACAAAGCCCTGCAGAACATGGCGGCGCTGTCGTCGGCGCAGATCGTCTCGCCGAGTATGATAAAGAATCACCTTCCGCCGCTGCCTCCGGCCCCCTACCAGCCGGCCAGG TTCTGGCCTGGTCCAATCCCAGGACAGCCTGGACCCTCTCAGGA TATCAAACCTTTTGCACAGCCACCGTACCCAAGCCTATCAGGTCCTGTACCACAGTCTATACCAA GTTATGAGCCCTTggcgccgccgcctcctccgacTGCCACCGCCGTGCCCGTGTGGCAGGACCGGACCATCGCCTCCTCGAAGCTGCGGATGCTGGAGTACTCGGCCTTCATGGAGGTTCAGAGAGACCCGGACAAC TACAGCAAACATCTGTTTGTCCACATTGGACAGACCAACCCCTCCTACAGCGACCCACTCCTTGAGGCCGTGGACATCCGGCAGATCTACGACAAATTCCCCGAGAAGAAGGGCGGCCTCAAAGAACTTTACGAGAAGGGCCCTCAGAACGCTTTCTTCCTCGTTAAATTCTGG GCGGACCTGAACAGCAGCGGCATGCAGGACGGCCCCGGCTCTTTCTACGGCGTCAGCAGCCAGTACAGCAGCATTGAGAACATGACGATCACGGTGTCAACCAAAGTCTGCTCGTTCGGCAAGCAGGTCGTCGAGAAAGTAGAG acagAGTACGCCcgcctggagggagggaagtgtgTTTACAGGATCCACCGCTCTCCCATGTGCGAGTACATGATCAACTTCATCCACAAACTCAAACACTTGCCTGAAAAGTACATGATGAACAGTGTTCTTGAAAACTTCACCATCCTACAG GTGGTGACGAACCGCGACACCCAGGAGACCTTGCTCTGTATAGCGTTCGTGTTCGAGGTTTCCACGAGTGAACACGGAGCTCAGTATCACGTCTACAGACTCGTTAAAGACTAA
- the tead3b gene encoding TEA domain family member 3 b isoform X3: MEGDAEGVWSPDIEQSFQEALAIYPPCGRRKIILSDEGKMYGRNELIARYIKLRTGKTRTRKQVSSHIQVLARKKVREYQAGIKAMNLDQASKDKALQNMAALSSAQIVSPSMIKNHLPPLPPAPYQPARFWPGPIPGQPGPSQELVLDLNPGRNPGLGRTSHAIKPFAQPPYPSLSGPVPQSIPSYEPLAPPPPPTATAVPVWQDRTIASSKLRMLEYSAFMEVQRDPDNYSKHLFVHIGQTNPSYSDPLLEAVDIRQIYDKFPEKKGGLKELYEKGPQNAFFLVKFWADLNSSGMQDGPGSFYGVSSQYSSIENMTITVSTKVCSFGKQVVEKVETEYARLEGGKCVYRIHRSPMCEYMINFIHKLKHLPEKYMMNSVLENFTILQVVTNRDTQETLLCIAFVFEVSTSEHGAQYHVYRLVKD; encoded by the exons GTCGCAATGAATTGATAGCGAGGTACATCAAGCTGAGAACAGGAAAAACCCGGACAAGAAAACAG GTGTCTAGTCACATACAGGTGTTAGCACGGAAGAAAGTGCGCGAATACCAGGCGGGTATAAAG GCGATGAATTTG gatCAGGCGTCTAAAGACAAAGCCCTGCAGAACATGGCGGCGCTGTCGTCGGCGCAGATCGTCTCGCCGAGTATGATAAAGAATCACCTTCCGCCGCTGCCTCCGGCCCCCTACCAGCCGGCCAGG TTCTGGCCTGGTCCAATCCCAGGACAGCCTGGACCCTCTCAGGA GCTGGTTCTAGATCTCAACCCGGGAAGGAATCCTGGGCTTGGCCGCACCAGCCATGC TATCAAACCTTTTGCACAGCCACCGTACCCAAGCCTATCAGGTCCTGTACCACAGTCTATACCAA GTTATGAGCCCTTggcgccgccgcctcctccgacTGCCACCGCCGTGCCCGTGTGGCAGGACCGGACCATCGCCTCCTCGAAGCTGCGGATGCTGGAGTACTCGGCCTTCATGGAGGTTCAGAGAGACCCGGACAAC TACAGCAAACATCTGTTTGTCCACATTGGACAGACCAACCCCTCCTACAGCGACCCACTCCTTGAGGCCGTGGACATCCGGCAGATCTACGACAAATTCCCCGAGAAGAAGGGCGGCCTCAAAGAACTTTACGAGAAGGGCCCTCAGAACGCTTTCTTCCTCGTTAAATTCTGG GCGGACCTGAACAGCAGCGGCATGCAGGACGGCCCCGGCTCTTTCTACGGCGTCAGCAGCCAGTACAGCAGCATTGAGAACATGACGATCACGGTGTCAACCAAAGTCTGCTCGTTCGGCAAGCAGGTCGTCGAGAAAGTAGAG acagAGTACGCCcgcctggagggagggaagtgtgTTTACAGGATCCACCGCTCTCCCATGTGCGAGTACATGATCAACTTCATCCACAAACTCAAACACTTGCCTGAAAAGTACATGATGAACAGTGTTCTTGAAAACTTCACCATCCTACAG GTGGTGACGAACCGCGACACCCAGGAGACCTTGCTCTGTATAGCGTTCGTGTTCGAGGTTTCCACGAGTGAACACGGAGCTCAGTATCACGTCTACAGACTCGTTAAAGACTAA
- the tead3b gene encoding TEA domain family member 3 b isoform X4 yields MEGDAEGVWSPDIEQSFQEALAIYPPCGRRKIILSDEGKMYGRNELIARYIKLRTGKTRTRKQVSSHLQVLARRKSREIQSKLKAMNLDQASKDKALQNMAALSSAQIVSPSMIKNHLPPLPPAPYQPARFWPGPIPGQPGPSQELVLDLNPGRNPGLGRTSHAIKPFAQPPYPSLSGPVPQSIPSYEPLAPPPPPTATAVPVWQDRTIASSKLRMLEYSAFMEVQRDPDNYSKHLFVHIGQTNPSYSDPLLEAVDIRQIYDKFPEKKGGLKELYEKGPQNAFFLVKFWADLNSSGMQDGPGSFYGVSSQYSSIENMTITVSTKVCSFGKQVVEKVETEYARLEGGKCVYRIHRSPMCEYMINFIHKLKHLPEKYMMNSVLENFTILQVVTNRDTQETLLCIAFVFEVSTSEHGAQYHVYRLVKD; encoded by the exons GTCGCAATGAATTGATAGCGAGGTACATCAAGCTGAGAACAGGAAAAACCCGGACAAGAAAACAG GTTTCTAGCCACTTGCAGGTTCTCGCCCGGAGAAAATCTCGCGAGATCCAGTCAAAGCTAAAG GCGATGAATTTG gatCAGGCGTCTAAAGACAAAGCCCTGCAGAACATGGCGGCGCTGTCGTCGGCGCAGATCGTCTCGCCGAGTATGATAAAGAATCACCTTCCGCCGCTGCCTCCGGCCCCCTACCAGCCGGCCAGG TTCTGGCCTGGTCCAATCCCAGGACAGCCTGGACCCTCTCAGGA GCTGGTTCTAGATCTCAACCCGGGAAGGAATCCTGGGCTTGGCCGCACCAGCCATGC TATCAAACCTTTTGCACAGCCACCGTACCCAAGCCTATCAGGTCCTGTACCACAGTCTATACCAA GTTATGAGCCCTTggcgccgccgcctcctccgacTGCCACCGCCGTGCCCGTGTGGCAGGACCGGACCATCGCCTCCTCGAAGCTGCGGATGCTGGAGTACTCGGCCTTCATGGAGGTTCAGAGAGACCCGGACAAC TACAGCAAACATCTGTTTGTCCACATTGGACAGACCAACCCCTCCTACAGCGACCCACTCCTTGAGGCCGTGGACATCCGGCAGATCTACGACAAATTCCCCGAGAAGAAGGGCGGCCTCAAAGAACTTTACGAGAAGGGCCCTCAGAACGCTTTCTTCCTCGTTAAATTCTGG GCGGACCTGAACAGCAGCGGCATGCAGGACGGCCCCGGCTCTTTCTACGGCGTCAGCAGCCAGTACAGCAGCATTGAGAACATGACGATCACGGTGTCAACCAAAGTCTGCTCGTTCGGCAAGCAGGTCGTCGAGAAAGTAGAG acagAGTACGCCcgcctggagggagggaagtgtgTTTACAGGATCCACCGCTCTCCCATGTGCGAGTACATGATCAACTTCATCCACAAACTCAAACACTTGCCTGAAAAGTACATGATGAACAGTGTTCTTGAAAACTTCACCATCCTACAG GTGGTGACGAACCGCGACACCCAGGAGACCTTGCTCTGTATAGCGTTCGTGTTCGAGGTTTCCACGAGTGAACACGGAGCTCAGTATCACGTCTACAGACTCGTTAAAGACTAA
- the tead3b gene encoding TEA domain family member 3 b isoform X5, producing the protein MEGDAEGVWSPDIEQSFQEALAIYPPCGRRKIILSDEGKMYGRNELIARYIKLRTGKTRTRKQVSSHIQVLARKKVREYQAGIKDQASKDKALQNMAALSSAQIVSPSMIKNHLPPLPPAPYQPARFWPGPIPGQPGPSQELVLDLNPGRNPGLGRTSHAIKPFAQPPYPSLSGPVPQSIPSYPGYEPLAPPPPPTATAVPVWQDRTIASSKLRMLEYSAFMEVQRDPDNYSKHLFVHIGQTNPSYSDPLLEAVDIRQIYDKFPEKKGGLKELYEKGPQNAFFLVKFWADLNSSGMQDGPGSFYGVSSQYSSIENMTITVSTKVCSFGKQVVEKVETEYARLEGGKCVYRIHRSPMCEYMINFIHKLKHLPEKYMMNSVLENFTILQVVTNRDTQETLLCIAFVFEVSTSEHGAQYHVYRLVKD; encoded by the exons GTCGCAATGAATTGATAGCGAGGTACATCAAGCTGAGAACAGGAAAAACCCGGACAAGAAAACAG GTGTCTAGTCACATACAGGTGTTAGCACGGAAGAAAGTGCGCGAATACCAGGCGGGTATAAAG gatCAGGCGTCTAAAGACAAAGCCCTGCAGAACATGGCGGCGCTGTCGTCGGCGCAGATCGTCTCGCCGAGTATGATAAAGAATCACCTTCCGCCGCTGCCTCCGGCCCCCTACCAGCCGGCCAGG TTCTGGCCTGGTCCAATCCCAGGACAGCCTGGACCCTCTCAGGA GCTGGTTCTAGATCTCAACCCGGGAAGGAATCCTGGGCTTGGCCGCACCAGCCATGC TATCAAACCTTTTGCACAGCCACCGTACCCAAGCCTATCAGGTCCTGTACCACAGTCTATACCAA gcTATCCAGGTTATGAGCCCTTggcgccgccgcctcctccgacTGCCACCGCCGTGCCCGTGTGGCAGGACCGGACCATCGCCTCCTCGAAGCTGCGGATGCTGGAGTACTCGGCCTTCATGGAGGTTCAGAGAGACCCGGACAAC TACAGCAAACATCTGTTTGTCCACATTGGACAGACCAACCCCTCCTACAGCGACCCACTCCTTGAGGCCGTGGACATCCGGCAGATCTACGACAAATTCCCCGAGAAGAAGGGCGGCCTCAAAGAACTTTACGAGAAGGGCCCTCAGAACGCTTTCTTCCTCGTTAAATTCTGG GCGGACCTGAACAGCAGCGGCATGCAGGACGGCCCCGGCTCTTTCTACGGCGTCAGCAGCCAGTACAGCAGCATTGAGAACATGACGATCACGGTGTCAACCAAAGTCTGCTCGTTCGGCAAGCAGGTCGTCGAGAAAGTAGAG acagAGTACGCCcgcctggagggagggaagtgtgTTTACAGGATCCACCGCTCTCCCATGTGCGAGTACATGATCAACTTCATCCACAAACTCAAACACTTGCCTGAAAAGTACATGATGAACAGTGTTCTTGAAAACTTCACCATCCTACAG GTGGTGACGAACCGCGACACCCAGGAGACCTTGCTCTGTATAGCGTTCGTGTTCGAGGTTTCCACGAGTGAACACGGAGCTCAGTATCACGTCTACAGACTCGTTAAAGACTAA
- the tead3b gene encoding TEA domain family member 3 b isoform X6, translated as MEGDAEGVWSPDIEQSFQEALAIYPPCGRRKIILSDEGKMYGRNELIARYIKLRTGKTRTRKQVSSHLQVLARRKSREIQSKLKDQASKDKALQNMAALSSAQIVSPSMIKNHLPPLPPAPYQPARFWPGPIPGQPGPSQELVLDLNPGRNPGLGRTSHAIKPFAQPPYPSLSGPVPQSIPSYPGYEPLAPPPPPTATAVPVWQDRTIASSKLRMLEYSAFMEVQRDPDNYSKHLFVHIGQTNPSYSDPLLEAVDIRQIYDKFPEKKGGLKELYEKGPQNAFFLVKFWADLNSSGMQDGPGSFYGVSSQYSSIENMTITVSTKVCSFGKQVVEKVETEYARLEGGKCVYRIHRSPMCEYMINFIHKLKHLPEKYMMNSVLENFTILQVVTNRDTQETLLCIAFVFEVSTSEHGAQYHVYRLVKD; from the exons GTCGCAATGAATTGATAGCGAGGTACATCAAGCTGAGAACAGGAAAAACCCGGACAAGAAAACAG GTTTCTAGCCACTTGCAGGTTCTCGCCCGGAGAAAATCTCGCGAGATCCAGTCAAAGCTAAAG gatCAGGCGTCTAAAGACAAAGCCCTGCAGAACATGGCGGCGCTGTCGTCGGCGCAGATCGTCTCGCCGAGTATGATAAAGAATCACCTTCCGCCGCTGCCTCCGGCCCCCTACCAGCCGGCCAGG TTCTGGCCTGGTCCAATCCCAGGACAGCCTGGACCCTCTCAGGA GCTGGTTCTAGATCTCAACCCGGGAAGGAATCCTGGGCTTGGCCGCACCAGCCATGC TATCAAACCTTTTGCACAGCCACCGTACCCAAGCCTATCAGGTCCTGTACCACAGTCTATACCAA gcTATCCAGGTTATGAGCCCTTggcgccgccgcctcctccgacTGCCACCGCCGTGCCCGTGTGGCAGGACCGGACCATCGCCTCCTCGAAGCTGCGGATGCTGGAGTACTCGGCCTTCATGGAGGTTCAGAGAGACCCGGACAAC TACAGCAAACATCTGTTTGTCCACATTGGACAGACCAACCCCTCCTACAGCGACCCACTCCTTGAGGCCGTGGACATCCGGCAGATCTACGACAAATTCCCCGAGAAGAAGGGCGGCCTCAAAGAACTTTACGAGAAGGGCCCTCAGAACGCTTTCTTCCTCGTTAAATTCTGG GCGGACCTGAACAGCAGCGGCATGCAGGACGGCCCCGGCTCTTTCTACGGCGTCAGCAGCCAGTACAGCAGCATTGAGAACATGACGATCACGGTGTCAACCAAAGTCTGCTCGTTCGGCAAGCAGGTCGTCGAGAAAGTAGAG acagAGTACGCCcgcctggagggagggaagtgtgTTTACAGGATCCACCGCTCTCCCATGTGCGAGTACATGATCAACTTCATCCACAAACTCAAACACTTGCCTGAAAAGTACATGATGAACAGTGTTCTTGAAAACTTCACCATCCTACAG GTGGTGACGAACCGCGACACCCAGGAGACCTTGCTCTGTATAGCGTTCGTGTTCGAGGTTTCCACGAGTGAACACGGAGCTCAGTATCACGTCTACAGACTCGTTAAAGACTAA
- the tead3b gene encoding TEA domain family member 3 b isoform X1: MEGDAEGVWSPDIEQSFQEALAIYPPCGRRKIILSDEGKMYGRNELIARYIKLRTGKTRTRKQVSSHIQVLARKKVREYQAGIKAMNLDQASKDKALQNMAALSSAQIVSPSMIKNHLPPLPPAPYQPARFWPGPIPGQPGPSQELVLDLNPGRNPGLGRTSHAIKPFAQPPYPSLSGPVPQSIPSYPGYEPLAPPPPPTATAVPVWQDRTIASSKLRMLEYSAFMEVQRDPDNYSKHLFVHIGQTNPSYSDPLLEAVDIRQIYDKFPEKKGGLKELYEKGPQNAFFLVKFWADLNSSGMQDGPGSFYGVSSQYSSIENMTITVSTKVCSFGKQVVEKVETEYARLEGGKCVYRIHRSPMCEYMINFIHKLKHLPEKYMMNSVLENFTILQVVTNRDTQETLLCIAFVFEVSTSEHGAQYHVYRLVKD; the protein is encoded by the exons GTCGCAATGAATTGATAGCGAGGTACATCAAGCTGAGAACAGGAAAAACCCGGACAAGAAAACAG GTGTCTAGTCACATACAGGTGTTAGCACGGAAGAAAGTGCGCGAATACCAGGCGGGTATAAAG GCGATGAATTTG gatCAGGCGTCTAAAGACAAAGCCCTGCAGAACATGGCGGCGCTGTCGTCGGCGCAGATCGTCTCGCCGAGTATGATAAAGAATCACCTTCCGCCGCTGCCTCCGGCCCCCTACCAGCCGGCCAGG TTCTGGCCTGGTCCAATCCCAGGACAGCCTGGACCCTCTCAGGA GCTGGTTCTAGATCTCAACCCGGGAAGGAATCCTGGGCTTGGCCGCACCAGCCATGC TATCAAACCTTTTGCACAGCCACCGTACCCAAGCCTATCAGGTCCTGTACCACAGTCTATACCAA gcTATCCAGGTTATGAGCCCTTggcgccgccgcctcctccgacTGCCACCGCCGTGCCCGTGTGGCAGGACCGGACCATCGCCTCCTCGAAGCTGCGGATGCTGGAGTACTCGGCCTTCATGGAGGTTCAGAGAGACCCGGACAAC TACAGCAAACATCTGTTTGTCCACATTGGACAGACCAACCCCTCCTACAGCGACCCACTCCTTGAGGCCGTGGACATCCGGCAGATCTACGACAAATTCCCCGAGAAGAAGGGCGGCCTCAAAGAACTTTACGAGAAGGGCCCTCAGAACGCTTTCTTCCTCGTTAAATTCTGG GCGGACCTGAACAGCAGCGGCATGCAGGACGGCCCCGGCTCTTTCTACGGCGTCAGCAGCCAGTACAGCAGCATTGAGAACATGACGATCACGGTGTCAACCAAAGTCTGCTCGTTCGGCAAGCAGGTCGTCGAGAAAGTAGAG acagAGTACGCCcgcctggagggagggaagtgtgTTTACAGGATCCACCGCTCTCCCATGTGCGAGTACATGATCAACTTCATCCACAAACTCAAACACTTGCCTGAAAAGTACATGATGAACAGTGTTCTTGAAAACTTCACCATCCTACAG GTGGTGACGAACCGCGACACCCAGGAGACCTTGCTCTGTATAGCGTTCGTGTTCGAGGTTTCCACGAGTGAACACGGAGCTCAGTATCACGTCTACAGACTCGTTAAAGACTAA
- the tead3b gene encoding TEA domain family member 3 b isoform X7, with translation MEGDAEGVWSPDIEQSFQEALAIYPPCGRRKIILSDEGKMYGRNELIARYIKLRTGKTRTRKQVSSHIQVLARKKVREYQAGIKAMNLDQASKDKALQNMAALSSAQIVSPSMIKNHLPPLPPAPYQPARFWPGPIPGQPGPSQDIKPFAQPPYPSLSGPVPQSIPSYPGYEPLAPPPPPTATAVPVWQDRTIASSKLRMLEYSAFMEVQRDPDNYSKHLFVHIGQTNPSYSDPLLEAVDIRQIYDKFPEKKGGLKELYEKGPQNAFFLVKFWADLNSSGMQDGPGSFYGVSSQYSSIENMTITVSTKVCSFGKQVVEKVETEYARLEGGKCVYRIHRSPMCEYMINFIHKLKHLPEKYMMNSVLENFTILQVVTNRDTQETLLCIAFVFEVSTSEHGAQYHVYRLVKD, from the exons GTCGCAATGAATTGATAGCGAGGTACATCAAGCTGAGAACAGGAAAAACCCGGACAAGAAAACAG GTGTCTAGTCACATACAGGTGTTAGCACGGAAGAAAGTGCGCGAATACCAGGCGGGTATAAAG GCGATGAATTTG gatCAGGCGTCTAAAGACAAAGCCCTGCAGAACATGGCGGCGCTGTCGTCGGCGCAGATCGTCTCGCCGAGTATGATAAAGAATCACCTTCCGCCGCTGCCTCCGGCCCCCTACCAGCCGGCCAGG TTCTGGCCTGGTCCAATCCCAGGACAGCCTGGACCCTCTCAGGA TATCAAACCTTTTGCACAGCCACCGTACCCAAGCCTATCAGGTCCTGTACCACAGTCTATACCAA gcTATCCAGGTTATGAGCCCTTggcgccgccgcctcctccgacTGCCACCGCCGTGCCCGTGTGGCAGGACCGGACCATCGCCTCCTCGAAGCTGCGGATGCTGGAGTACTCGGCCTTCATGGAGGTTCAGAGAGACCCGGACAAC TACAGCAAACATCTGTTTGTCCACATTGGACAGACCAACCCCTCCTACAGCGACCCACTCCTTGAGGCCGTGGACATCCGGCAGATCTACGACAAATTCCCCGAGAAGAAGGGCGGCCTCAAAGAACTTTACGAGAAGGGCCCTCAGAACGCTTTCTTCCTCGTTAAATTCTGG GCGGACCTGAACAGCAGCGGCATGCAGGACGGCCCCGGCTCTTTCTACGGCGTCAGCAGCCAGTACAGCAGCATTGAGAACATGACGATCACGGTGTCAACCAAAGTCTGCTCGTTCGGCAAGCAGGTCGTCGAGAAAGTAGAG acagAGTACGCCcgcctggagggagggaagtgtgTTTACAGGATCCACCGCTCTCCCATGTGCGAGTACATGATCAACTTCATCCACAAACTCAAACACTTGCCTGAAAAGTACATGATGAACAGTGTTCTTGAAAACTTCACCATCCTACAG GTGGTGACGAACCGCGACACCCAGGAGACCTTGCTCTGTATAGCGTTCGTGTTCGAGGTTTCCACGAGTGAACACGGAGCTCAGTATCACGTCTACAGACTCGTTAAAGACTAA
- the tead3b gene encoding TEA domain family member 3 b isoform X9: protein MEGDAEGVWSPDIEQSFQEALAIYPPCGRRKIILSDEGKMYGRNELIARYIKLRTGKTRTRKQVSSHLQVLARRKSREIQSKLKAMNLDQASKDKALQNMAALSSAQIVSPSMIKNHLPPLPPAPYQPARFWPGPIPGQPGPSQDIKPFAQPPYPSLSGPVPQSIPSYEPLAPPPPPTATAVPVWQDRTIASSKLRMLEYSAFMEVQRDPDNYSKHLFVHIGQTNPSYSDPLLEAVDIRQIYDKFPEKKGGLKELYEKGPQNAFFLVKFWADLNSSGMQDGPGSFYGVSSQYSSIENMTITVSTKVCSFGKQVVEKVETEYARLEGGKCVYRIHRSPMCEYMINFIHKLKHLPEKYMMNSVLENFTILQVVTNRDTQETLLCIAFVFEVSTSEHGAQYHVYRLVKD from the exons GTCGCAATGAATTGATAGCGAGGTACATCAAGCTGAGAACAGGAAAAACCCGGACAAGAAAACAG GTTTCTAGCCACTTGCAGGTTCTCGCCCGGAGAAAATCTCGCGAGATCCAGTCAAAGCTAAAG GCGATGAATTTG gatCAGGCGTCTAAAGACAAAGCCCTGCAGAACATGGCGGCGCTGTCGTCGGCGCAGATCGTCTCGCCGAGTATGATAAAGAATCACCTTCCGCCGCTGCCTCCGGCCCCCTACCAGCCGGCCAGG TTCTGGCCTGGTCCAATCCCAGGACAGCCTGGACCCTCTCAGGA TATCAAACCTTTTGCACAGCCACCGTACCCAAGCCTATCAGGTCCTGTACCACAGTCTATACCAA GTTATGAGCCCTTggcgccgccgcctcctccgacTGCCACCGCCGTGCCCGTGTGGCAGGACCGGACCATCGCCTCCTCGAAGCTGCGGATGCTGGAGTACTCGGCCTTCATGGAGGTTCAGAGAGACCCGGACAAC TACAGCAAACATCTGTTTGTCCACATTGGACAGACCAACCCCTCCTACAGCGACCCACTCCTTGAGGCCGTGGACATCCGGCAGATCTACGACAAATTCCCCGAGAAGAAGGGCGGCCTCAAAGAACTTTACGAGAAGGGCCCTCAGAACGCTTTCTTCCTCGTTAAATTCTGG GCGGACCTGAACAGCAGCGGCATGCAGGACGGCCCCGGCTCTTTCTACGGCGTCAGCAGCCAGTACAGCAGCATTGAGAACATGACGATCACGGTGTCAACCAAAGTCTGCTCGTTCGGCAAGCAGGTCGTCGAGAAAGTAGAG acagAGTACGCCcgcctggagggagggaagtgtgTTTACAGGATCCACCGCTCTCCCATGTGCGAGTACATGATCAACTTCATCCACAAACTCAAACACTTGCCTGAAAAGTACATGATGAACAGTGTTCTTGAAAACTTCACCATCCTACAG GTGGTGACGAACCGCGACACCCAGGAGACCTTGCTCTGTATAGCGTTCGTGTTCGAGGTTTCCACGAGTGAACACGGAGCTCAGTATCACGTCTACAGACTCGTTAAAGACTAA
- the tead3b gene encoding TEA domain family member 3 b isoform X2: MEGDAEGVWSPDIEQSFQEALAIYPPCGRRKIILSDEGKMYGRNELIARYIKLRTGKTRTRKQVSSHLQVLARRKSREIQSKLKAMNLDQASKDKALQNMAALSSAQIVSPSMIKNHLPPLPPAPYQPARFWPGPIPGQPGPSQELVLDLNPGRNPGLGRTSHAIKPFAQPPYPSLSGPVPQSIPSYPGYEPLAPPPPPTATAVPVWQDRTIASSKLRMLEYSAFMEVQRDPDNYSKHLFVHIGQTNPSYSDPLLEAVDIRQIYDKFPEKKGGLKELYEKGPQNAFFLVKFWADLNSSGMQDGPGSFYGVSSQYSSIENMTITVSTKVCSFGKQVVEKVETEYARLEGGKCVYRIHRSPMCEYMINFIHKLKHLPEKYMMNSVLENFTILQVVTNRDTQETLLCIAFVFEVSTSEHGAQYHVYRLVKD, encoded by the exons GTCGCAATGAATTGATAGCGAGGTACATCAAGCTGAGAACAGGAAAAACCCGGACAAGAAAACAG GTTTCTAGCCACTTGCAGGTTCTCGCCCGGAGAAAATCTCGCGAGATCCAGTCAAAGCTAAAG GCGATGAATTTG gatCAGGCGTCTAAAGACAAAGCCCTGCAGAACATGGCGGCGCTGTCGTCGGCGCAGATCGTCTCGCCGAGTATGATAAAGAATCACCTTCCGCCGCTGCCTCCGGCCCCCTACCAGCCGGCCAGG TTCTGGCCTGGTCCAATCCCAGGACAGCCTGGACCCTCTCAGGA GCTGGTTCTAGATCTCAACCCGGGAAGGAATCCTGGGCTTGGCCGCACCAGCCATGC TATCAAACCTTTTGCACAGCCACCGTACCCAAGCCTATCAGGTCCTGTACCACAGTCTATACCAA gcTATCCAGGTTATGAGCCCTTggcgccgccgcctcctccgacTGCCACCGCCGTGCCCGTGTGGCAGGACCGGACCATCGCCTCCTCGAAGCTGCGGATGCTGGAGTACTCGGCCTTCATGGAGGTTCAGAGAGACCCGGACAAC TACAGCAAACATCTGTTTGTCCACATTGGACAGACCAACCCCTCCTACAGCGACCCACTCCTTGAGGCCGTGGACATCCGGCAGATCTACGACAAATTCCCCGAGAAGAAGGGCGGCCTCAAAGAACTTTACGAGAAGGGCCCTCAGAACGCTTTCTTCCTCGTTAAATTCTGG GCGGACCTGAACAGCAGCGGCATGCAGGACGGCCCCGGCTCTTTCTACGGCGTCAGCAGCCAGTACAGCAGCATTGAGAACATGACGATCACGGTGTCAACCAAAGTCTGCTCGTTCGGCAAGCAGGTCGTCGAGAAAGTAGAG acagAGTACGCCcgcctggagggagggaagtgtgTTTACAGGATCCACCGCTCTCCCATGTGCGAGTACATGATCAACTTCATCCACAAACTCAAACACTTGCCTGAAAAGTACATGATGAACAGTGTTCTTGAAAACTTCACCATCCTACAG GTGGTGACGAACCGCGACACCCAGGAGACCTTGCTCTGTATAGCGTTCGTGTTCGAGGTTTCCACGAGTGAACACGGAGCTCAGTATCACGTCTACAGACTCGTTAAAGACTAA